ATCGAGGGCGAGTTCATGATTCTGCAGGCATTTATTGGCCAGGTTAGCGCACAAAATGTTGGTGACAAGACATTTGATGCCTGGCTGGACCAAGTTAGAGATGTTGCCCATCAGGTAGAAGATATCATTGACGAGTATACTTTCCTCACTTCGCAAGCTGCGGGCATAGACGGATTCTTCAAGAGGAAATTCCATCAGGCTAAGAGCTTTGCAGCATGGCGGAACCTGTCAAGCCAGATTGATCAAGTAGAAACTCGAATTCAGCAGCTCACTACAATGAAAGATCGTTATGGAATTTCTGTAGGAGAACAGGGCAGGAGTAGCACACTACAATATGCCAGGCAGCTCTCTCTATCAGATTCTTCTTATCTATCTGATGATACTTAGTTAGTGGGCAATGCCAGTGAAATAAGTATGTTGACACAATGGTTACTCACAGAGCGACAAGACCGATTGATCATGTCCATCCTTGGCATGGGAGGTCTAGGAAAAACAACCATAGCAAGCAGTATCTACAAAAATCAACAGATTAGTAGAATGTTTGACTGTCATGTGTGGGTAACTTTATCTCAGAATTATCTAGTTGAAGACCTACTGAGGCAAATCATGAAGCAGCTGATGGACCAAAGAGCCTACATGGCCAGTGGTATCGAGACTATGAGTCGTGTAAGACCTATCGAGGAACTTCAGAGCTACCTACAGGACAAGAAATATCTGATTGTCTTGGATGATGTATGGGATAGAGATGACTGGTTATTTTTGAAGCGTGCACTTGTAATAAATAGTCGTGGAAGTAGAGTGCTAGTGACAACTCGCAAAAAGGATGTTGCTTCCTTAGCAAACGACGGATTTGTTGTGGAGCTTAAAGTTCTTCCTTATGCTGAAGCATGGTACCTATTCTGTCAAAAGGCATTCCGTAGATTAGAAGACAAAATATGTCCACTAAATCTGAGGCCTTGGGCAGAGAAAATTGTGAAAAAGTGCCAAGGACTTCCACTGGCTATCGTCACAGTTGGGAGCCTTTTGTCGTACCGAGAACTAGAGGAGCAAGAGTGGAGTTCTCTCCACAACCAACTTAGCTGGCAACTAGCTAACAATCCAGAGCTCAGTTGGATTATGAGTGTTCTGAATCTCAGCTTGAATGATCTCCCAAGTCATTTAAAGAATTGCTTCCTATACTGCAGCCTTTTCCCTGAAGACTACAAGGTTAAAAGAAGATGGATCTGCAGGCTTTGGGTCGCAGAAGGTCTTGTTGAGGAAAGAGGTGCCGGGACAACAATGGAGGAAGTTGCTGAGTGTTACCTAAAGGAGCTCACTCGTCGTTCTCTTCTTGAAGTTGCAGAAAGGAATGTTCATGGAAGAGCTAGCTCATTTCAAATGCATGACCTTGTGCGCGATGCATGTCTGATTGTTGTAAACAGAGAGAAGTTTGCTGTCGTATACGGTAACTCTGGTACAACCCAGGTTAACTCTGAAGTCCGCCGCTTGTTTGTTCAGAGGCATGCTCGGTCTCTAAAGGTTGCTGCAGCGTCACGGATCCGATCTTTAATCTTATTTGACACACAAGTTGCATCCTCTTGGATAGATGACATTTCATCAAATTTCAGACTGATCCGTGTCCTGTGTCTAAGGTTTGCTAACATTCATCAAGTGCCGGCTGTTGTCCCAGACTTGCTTAATTTGCACTATTTGGATTTAGCTCACACAAAGGTTAAGCATATACCAGCATCGCTCGGTAAACTTACGAACCTACAAGTTTTGGACCTGCGGTTCACCTACGTGGAGCAGCTGCCATGGGAAATAACAAACCTGACTAAATTGAGGCATCTGTATGTATACACACTCCACGATGTTCAAGAAAGGATATTTGACTGCTTTTCTGCTACAAATATCCCTGGCAATATTTGCCGTCTAAAGAATCTGCAAAGCTTACAATCTGTTTCAGCCAATAAAGACCTACTTACGCAGCTCAGTGAGTTGACACTGATGAGAAGTTTGGCTATAATGAAAATGCGTCAAAACTACATTGCAGAGTTATGGGACTCCTTGGCCAGGATGCCTAGCCTCAGTAGGTTGGTTATTTTTGCAAACAGCAAGGATGAGGTTCTTAATCTGATTAAGATAAAGCCCTTGCGAAATCTGAAGTTTTTCTGGTTGAGAGGGAGGTTGTATGAGGGAGTGCTCCCGCAGATGTTTGCAAGTTTTGAGAAGCTCGCTGCGTTAAAACTTGATTGTTCTTGTCTGAAGAAAGATCCTATTAGCTCCTTTGCTCACATGCTGAATCTAGTGTATCTGAATCTTTGCAGAACTTATGATGGGGAACAATTAACATTTAGTGCAGGATGGTTTCCCAAGCTCAGTTCTCTTGCATTAGTTGACATGGAATGTCTAAATTCGATTGAGATTGAGGAAGGCACAATGAAGGTTCTACATACTTTGGAGATTGTTGGTCTAAAGAGTCTAAGGATAGTGCCTCGAGGCATCAAGCACATTAAGACACTACAGAAGATGCTTGTAACAGATATGCGAAAGGAGTTCATGGATAGGCTGCATGGGGATGACAGTGACATTGTTGAGCATATACCTGACATCCAGAGTTTTGACTCCTTCGATTCTGAAGCAGGTAATCTCCATATGTACACTGTGAATACCTTGAGTAAACCGTGGTTATGGTCAGTTTAGTTTTTCATATATAGTACATGTTAGGAANNNNNNNNNNNNNNNNNNNNNNNNNNNNNNNNNNNNNNNNNNNNNNNNNNNNNNNNNNNNNNNNNNNNNNNNNNNNNNNNNNNNNNNNNNNNNNNNNNNNNNNNNNNNNNNNNNNNNNNNNNNNNNNNNNNNNNNNN
This portion of the Triticum dicoccoides isolate Atlit2015 ecotype Zavitan chromosome 7A, WEW_v2.0, whole genome shotgun sequence genome encodes:
- the LOC119332598 gene encoding disease resistance protein RPM1-like, with translation MLTQWLLTERQDRLIMSILGMGGLGKTTIASSIYKNQQISRMFDCHVWVTLSQNYLVEDLLRQIMKQLMDQRAYMASGIETMSRVRPIEELQSYLQDKKYLIVLDDVWDRDDWLFLKRALVINSRGSRVLVTTRKKDVASLANDGFVVELKVLPYAEAWYLFCQKAFRRLEDKICPLNLRPWAEKIVKKCQGLPLAIVTVGSLLSYRELEEQEWSSLHNQLSWQLANNPELSWIMSVLNLSLNDLPSHLKNCFLYCSLFPEDYKVKRRWICRLWVAEGLVEERGAGTTMEEVAECYLKELTRRSLLEVAERNVHGRASSFQMHDLVRDACLIVVNREKFAVVYGNSGTTQVNSEVRRLFVQRHARSLKVAAASRIRSLILFDTQVASSWIDDISSNFRLIRVLCLRFANIHQVPAVVPDLLNLHYLDLAHTKVKHIPASLGKLTNLQVLDLRFTYVEQLPWEITNLTKLRHLYVYTLHDVQERIFDCFSATNIPGNICRLKNLQSLQSVSANKDLLTQLSELTLMRSLAIMKMRQNYIAELWDSLARMPSLSRLVIFANSKDEVLNLIKIKPLRNLKFFWLRGRLYEGVLPQMFASFEKLAALKLDCSCLKKDPISSFAHMLNLVYLNLCRTYDGEQLTFSAGWFPKLSSLALVDMECLNSIEIEEGTMKVLHTLEIVGLKSLRIVPRGIKHIKTLQKMLVTDMRKEFMDRLHGDDSDIVEHIPDIQSFDSFDSEAVKKMVLLPHLAKKYGTGWWELC